From the bacterium genome, one window contains:
- the glnA gene encoding type I glutamate--ammonia ligase, giving the protein MTEDIKRVQDLIKEHHIEFIDLKTLDLVGRLHHITLPVRENTIDKLMTQGVGFDGSSFGFAKVESSDMVQKPDLSTVQIDLFRDRPTLTCFTNVYLTDEQRSRFPQDVRWVARQAEELLRKLDIADETHWGPELEYYIFSNVEFDTRTSASYYKVDHEEEFFQNAYHACSPFDLYDDYRDESCRLLEQAGIPIKYHHHEVGERGQQEIEMLFQPLLQTADSIMLAKYILFSQADEQGLEVTFMPKPMYQQAGSGLHVHQYLTKGGQNIFFEKGQYANFGELGLYYIGGLLKHAPALAAFTNPSTNSFKRLVPGFEAPVALTYSQANRSSCVRIPRYVYDEQETRLEYRPSDATANPYLMLAAMLMAGIDGIVNKIDPRKEGFGPYDENVFDAKDLHFLPRNLAEALDALEADNDFLQRDGVFPASLISQWLKTKREEVHAISTMPHPFEYKMYFHR; this is encoded by the coding sequence ATGACTGAAGACATCAAACGCGTACAGGATCTCATCAAAGAGCATCACATTGAATTCATCGACCTCAAGACCCTTGATCTTGTAGGCCGCCTGCATCACATCACCCTTCCGGTGCGTGAGAATACCATTGACAAGCTGATGACGCAGGGAGTCGGCTTCGACGGCTCCAGCTTCGGCTTCGCGAAAGTCGAAAGCAGCGACATGGTGCAGAAACCCGATCTGAGCACCGTGCAGATCGACCTGTTCAGGGATCGTCCCACCCTCACCTGCTTCACCAACGTATACCTGACCGACGAGCAGCGCTCGCGTTTCCCGCAGGACGTGCGCTGGGTTGCGCGTCAGGCTGAGGAGCTGCTGCGAAAGCTGGACATCGCCGACGAAACGCACTGGGGTCCCGAACTCGAGTACTACATCTTTTCCAACGTCGAATTCGACACGCGTACTTCGGCCTCCTACTACAAGGTCGATCATGAGGAAGAGTTTTTCCAGAACGCCTATCACGCGTGCAGTCCCTTCGACCTCTACGACGACTATCGTGACGAGAGCTGCCGACTGCTCGAGCAGGCTGGCATTCCCATCAAGTATCATCATCATGAAGTCGGCGAGCGCGGACAGCAGGAAATCGAGATGCTGTTCCAGCCGCTGCTGCAAACTGCAGACAGCATCATGCTGGCGAAGTACATACTCTTCAGCCAGGCTGACGAGCAGGGACTCGAAGTCACCTTCATGCCCAAGCCCATGTATCAGCAGGCGGGCAGCGGACTGCATGTGCACCAGTACCTGACGAAGGGTGGACAGAACATCTTCTTTGAGAAAGGTCAGTACGCCAACTTCGGCGAGCTGGGATTGTACTACATCGGCGGACTGCTCAAACATGCCCCTGCACTCGCAGCCTTCACCAATCCGAGCACCAACAGCTTCAAGCGCCTCGTGCCGGGTTTCGAAGCCCCTGTCGCGCTGACCTACAGCCAGGCGAACCGCTCGAGCTGCGTGCGAATCCCGCGATATGTTTATGACGAGCAGGAAACGCGGCTGGAATACCGTCCCTCCGACGCCACCGCCAACCCTTACCTCATGCTGGCCGCCATGCTCATGGCCGGCATCGACGGCATCGTCAACAAAATCGATCCCCGCAAGGAAGGCTTCGGTCCCTACGACGAAAACGTCTTTGACGCCAAAGACCTGCACTTCCTCCCCCGCAACCTGGCCGAAGCCCTCGACGCCCTCGAAGCCGACAACGACTTCCTGCAGCGCGACGGCGTCTTCCCCGCCTCCCTCATCAGCCAGTGGCTCAAAACCAAGCGCGAGGAAGTCCACGCCATCTCAACCATGCCGCACCCGTTCGAGTACAAAATGTATTTTCATCGGTAA
- a CDS encoding 1-acyl-sn-glycerol-3-phosphate acyltransferase, with product MPSYSTPADTKTSVLPSTLAVYLNVVRVVFSSAHYAKRGKYDARRWGNSSLDIFNGLERGGCRFEITGMEHVSALDGPVVFAGNHMSTLETVILPGLINPVRPCTFVIKPSLMEYPVFRHVMRSRNPIVVSRDNPRQDLVTVLEEGAKRIAEGISIVLFPQTTRTVNFDPSQFNTLGVKLAKKAGVPVVPVALKTDAWANGKRLKEFGPIDPSKTIHFTFGAPMEITGNGREQHEAIVAFITEHLDRWRREEA from the coding sequence ATGCCCAGCTACTCTACACCGGCGGATACGAAGACGTCGGTGCTGCCGAGTACGCTGGCGGTGTATTTAAATGTTGTCAGAGTAGTGTTCAGCAGTGCGCATTATGCGAAGCGCGGGAAGTACGATGCCCGCCGCTGGGGGAATAGTAGCCTGGATATTTTTAACGGACTCGAGCGTGGTGGTTGCCGTTTCGAGATCACGGGGATGGAGCATGTCAGCGCGCTCGATGGACCCGTGGTGTTCGCCGGGAATCACATGAGTACCCTGGAGACGGTGATTCTTCCCGGACTGATCAATCCGGTGCGTCCCTGCACCTTCGTGATCAAACCCAGCCTGATGGAATACCCGGTCTTCCGCCATGTCATGCGCAGCCGCAATCCCATCGTGGTCAGCCGTGACAACCCACGCCAGGACCTCGTTACCGTTCTCGAGGAAGGGGCAAAGAGAATTGCCGAGGGAATTTCCATTGTGCTGTTTCCTCAAACCACGCGCACCGTCAACTTCGATCCTTCGCAGTTCAACACGCTCGGCGTAAAACTCGCGAAGAAAGCGGGCGTACCCGTTGTGCCCGTCGCGCTGAAAACTGATGCCTGGGCCAACGGCAAGAGGTTGAAGGAATTCGGTCCGATTGATCCATCCAAAACCATTCATTTCACCTTCGGCGCACCGATGGAAATAACGGGGAATGGACGCGAACAGCATGAAGCCATCGTCGCCTTCATCACCGAGCATCTCGATCGCTGGCGCAGAGAAGAAGCCTGA
- a CDS encoding acyl-CoA dehydrogenase family protein, with translation MNLFQFTEEQNMLRDMVREFVNEEVKPIAGDIDENEEIPKDLVKKIGEVGLMGTVFPEEYGGGGFGEVGYCIAQEEMARGCLSTATMIGAHMSIGTNAIFLGGTEELKQKYLPKLCSGEYLGAFGLTEATAGSDSFNVRTRATKDGDDWILNGEKLWITNGGTADVVSVFARTERGVTAFAVETAWEGYQAGPKEKKMGIRGSATNAITFNNVRVPGKNLIGSDGRGFLIAMKTLDAGRLGLGACCVGAAKELIELSARYAKERKQFDSPIANFEAVQFMLAEMWAYTYAMESIVYRTAADYDAGKKISTQSAAVKLLCSEGLDKVVDMAVQIHGGMGYSRELPVERMYRDSRINRIFEGTNEIQKLVISHDVLKRNGLWAVL, from the coding sequence ATGAACCTTTTCCAATTCACCGAAGAACAGAACATGCTCCGCGACATGGTGCGCGAGTTTGTCAACGAGGAAGTGAAACCCATAGCCGGAGACATTGACGAGAACGAAGAGATTCCAAAGGATCTCGTCAAGAAGATCGGCGAAGTGGGACTGATGGGAACCGTGTTTCCGGAAGAGTATGGCGGCGGCGGCTTCGGCGAAGTCGGATACTGCATCGCGCAGGAAGAAATGGCGCGCGGCTGCCTCTCCACTGCGACCATGATTGGTGCACATATGTCCATCGGTACCAATGCCATCTTCCTCGGCGGCACCGAAGAGCTGAAGCAGAAATATCTGCCCAAACTCTGCTCCGGCGAATATCTCGGCGCGTTCGGACTGACGGAAGCGACAGCCGGTTCCGATTCCTTCAACGTCCGCACCCGCGCGACGAAAGATGGTGACGACTGGATTCTCAACGGCGAGAAGCTCTGGATCACCAATGGCGGTACCGCCGATGTCGTTTCCGTGTTCGCACGTACCGAGCGCGGTGTCACCGCATTCGCGGTGGAAACCGCCTGGGAAGGGTATCAGGCCGGTCCCAAGGAAAAGAAAATGGGTATCCGCGGCAGCGCCACGAATGCCATCACCTTCAACAATGTGCGCGTGCCTGGAAAGAATCTGATCGGTTCCGACGGCCGCGGCTTCCTGATCGCGATGAAAACACTGGATGCGGGACGCCTCGGACTCGGTGCCTGCTGCGTCGGTGCCGCAAAAGAGCTGATTGAACTTTCCGCCCGCTATGCGAAAGAACGCAAGCAGTTCGATTCCCCCATCGCCAACTTCGAAGCCGTGCAGTTCATGCTGGCCGAAATGTGGGCCTACACTTATGCGATGGAGAGCATTGTGTACCGCACCGCAGCCGATTACGACGCCGGAAAGAAAATCTCCACGCAGTCGGCAGCCGTCAAACTGCTCTGCAGTGAAGGACTCGACAAGGTGGTCGACATGGCCGTGCAGATCCACGGCGGTATGGGCTACTCGCGTGAACTGCCCGTCGAGCGCATGTACCGCGACAGCCGCATCAACCGCATCTTCGAAGGCACCAACGAAATCCAGAAGCTCGTCATCTCCCACGACGTCCTCAAACGCAACGGACTCTGGGCGGTACTGTAG
- a CDS encoding SDR family oxidoreductase codes for MTRKTTQWALILGVSSGFGAAAARELARHGYHILGVHLDRQATMPAVKQLISDIESCGQKAVFHNMNAADEHKRHAMLDNFIETYHHDGRAEIKVLMHSLAFGTLRPLVGRNEAEMMKKAQLEMTLDVMANSLVYWTQDTVRRGLLGHGARIFAMTSDGANLNLPFYGAVSAAKAALESYVRQLAIELGPRGITVNALLAGVTDTPALSKIPGARNMLYAAVAKNPFARATVPEDVGKAMIALLQNGTEFINGNTIGVDGGESKISYVGQKSPYQYADLNLLNESSWDPTDVS; via the coding sequence ATGACGAGAAAAACGACACAATGGGCCCTGATACTGGGAGTGAGTTCCGGTTTCGGAGCAGCGGCCGCACGGGAACTGGCGCGTCACGGATATCATATCCTTGGCGTGCATCTCGATCGGCAGGCAACCATGCCCGCGGTGAAGCAACTGATCTCGGATATCGAGAGTTGCGGACAGAAGGCGGTATTCCACAACATGAACGCGGCGGATGAGCACAAACGGCATGCGATGCTCGACAATTTCATCGAGACGTATCATCACGATGGACGCGCGGAGATCAAGGTGCTGATGCACTCGCTCGCCTTTGGCACACTGCGTCCGCTCGTGGGACGCAACGAAGCCGAGATGATGAAGAAGGCGCAGCTCGAGATGACGCTCGACGTCATGGCCAATTCGCTCGTGTACTGGACGCAGGATACGGTGCGGAGGGGACTGCTGGGGCACGGTGCCCGCATTTTTGCGATGACCAGCGATGGGGCCAACCTCAATCTCCCGTTCTACGGAGCCGTCTCTGCCGCGAAAGCAGCACTGGAATCGTATGTGCGTCAGCTGGCCATCGAACTCGGTCCGCGGGGCATCACCGTCAACGCGCTGCTCGCCGGTGTCACCGACACGCCCGCGCTGAGCAAGATTCCCGGTGCACGGAATATGCTGTACGCCGCCGTCGCCAAGAATCCCTTTGCCCGCGCAACCGTGCCTGAGGATGTGGGAAAAGCCATGATCGCCCTGCTGCAGAACGGCACGGAGTTCATCAACGGCAACACCATCGGCGTGGACGGCGGAGAAAGTAAAATCAGTTATGTCGGTCAGAAGTCGCCGTATCAGTACGCCGACCTCAACCTGCTCAATGAAAGTTCCTGGGATCCCACTGACGTCTCGTGA
- a CDS encoding glycosyltransferase family 9 protein — protein MRIDKSGVDCKHFNGYKPCFQGVDCSEECQKRDPIGMRVLIVNLDAMGDVVMSTAQLAGIKRTWPESQVFWITRGNAVRLLDDNQLIDRVFVWDDVSRMILQQQHFDLVLNADKSLDACAFTASLDAGELRGFTISEKGQIVPANPEAEYNFRMGIDDELKFRKNRRTGQDILAESWGLPYEGDEYILTLSEEEKAFCQKQREALKLEGRVVVGFNTGCSELFPNKKMTVGQHVALIRKLSEDERLTFLLLGGPQDTGRNAEIAAQLSHLRDEGRLVSTPTEEGLRRGICYENLADVVVTGDSFGMHLAIALRKHVLVWFGLSCWEEIDLYGRGEKFIPEGLFCAPCWKRSCPYNLECIDMIDLDGIAGAVTAFADAHPPKAVKEIAS, from the coding sequence ATGCGGATAGACAAAAGCGGCGTCGATTGTAAACATTTTAACGGGTACAAACCCTGCTTCCAGGGCGTGGATTGCAGTGAGGAGTGCCAGAAACGCGATCCGATCGGGATGCGCGTGCTGATCGTGAATCTGGATGCCATGGGCGATGTGGTGATGAGCACGGCACAGCTGGCGGGGATCAAGCGCACCTGGCCGGAGAGCCAGGTATTCTGGATTACACGTGGCAACGCCGTACGGTTGCTCGATGACAATCAGCTCATCGACCGGGTGTTCGTATGGGACGATGTCAGTCGCATGATCCTGCAGCAGCAGCATTTCGACCTCGTACTCAACGCCGATAAAAGCCTGGATGCATGCGCATTCACCGCTTCGCTCGATGCCGGGGAACTGCGTGGTTTTACGATATCGGAAAAGGGACAGATCGTACCGGCGAATCCGGAGGCGGAGTACAATTTCCGCATGGGAATTGACGATGAACTGAAATTCCGTAAAAATCGGCGTACTGGACAGGATATTCTCGCAGAGAGCTGGGGGCTGCCGTACGAAGGTGATGAGTATATCCTCACGCTGAGTGAGGAGGAAAAAGCCTTCTGCCAGAAACAGCGGGAGGCCTTGAAGCTTGAGGGACGCGTGGTGGTCGGCTTCAACACCGGTTGTTCGGAGCTTTTTCCCAACAAAAAAATGACCGTCGGGCAGCATGTGGCACTCATCCGGAAGCTTTCGGAGGACGAGCGGCTGACCTTCCTGCTGCTCGGGGGACCACAGGATACCGGCAGGAATGCAGAAATCGCCGCACAGCTGTCCCATCTGCGCGACGAGGGACGCCTCGTGTCTACTCCCACGGAAGAGGGATTGCGCCGGGGCATCTGTTACGAAAACCTGGCCGATGTCGTGGTTACGGGCGACAGTTTCGGCATGCACCTGGCGATCGCCCTCCGCAAGCATGTGCTGGTCTGGTTTGGTCTGTCCTGCTGGGAGGAAATCGATCTTTACGGGAGAGGAGAGAAGTTTATTCCTGAAGGACTCTTCTGCGCACCCTGCTGGAAGCGCAGTTGTCCCTACAATCTCGAATGCATCGACATGATTGACCTCGACGGTATCGCAGGCGCGGTCACTGCATTTGCCGATGCGCATCCTCCCAAAGCCGTCAAGGAGATAGCGTCATGA
- a CDS encoding ribulose-phosphate 3-epimerase: MRYIPDEKPLIAPSLLSCDFARIAEEVHAIEEAGADLLHVDVMDGHFVPNITIGPLIVDAIHRHAKKPLDVHLMITDPDRYLESFRKAGADILTVHWEACPHLHRTVQAIHALDADAGVSINPATPVALLKDILDDIELVLIMSVNPGFGGQQFIPQALEKINELRLMANERGLTDLRIEVDGGVTRDNTQALQQSGADILVSGSAVFKSGDYSEYIAALRGA; encoded by the coding sequence ATGAGATATATCCCTGATGAAAAACCCCTGATTGCTCCGTCCCTCCTTTCCTGCGACTTCGCGCGCATCGCCGAAGAAGTGCATGCCATCGAGGAAGCGGGAGCGGACCTCCTGCATGTGGATGTGATGGACGGCCATTTCGTGCCGAATATTACCATTGGTCCCCTCATCGTCGACGCCATTCATCGCCATGCGAAGAAACCGCTTGACGTCCACCTCATGATCACCGATCCCGACCGCTACCTCGAGTCCTTCCGCAAGGCAGGTGCAGACATCCTCACCGTGCACTGGGAAGCCTGTCCCCACCTCCATCGCACCGTCCAGGCCATCCACGCGCTGGATGCCGATGCCGGTGTGAGCATCAATCCCGCCACACCCGTCGCGCTGCTCAAGGATATTCTCGACGACATCGAACTCGTGCTCATCATGAGTGTGAATCCCGGTTTCGGGGGACAGCAGTTCATTCCGCAGGCACTCGAGAAAATCAATGAACTGCGCCTCATGGCCAACGAACGTGGACTCACGGACCTCCGCATCGAAGTCGACGGCGGTGTCACCCGCGACAACACCCAGGCACTTCAGCAGTCCGGCGCGGATATCCTGGTGTCCGGCTCAGCCGTGTTCAAGTCGGGGGATTACTCCGAGTATATAGCCGCTTTGCGCGGCGCTTGA
- a CDS encoding DUF2851 family protein — protein MQFLHNSERGVVRERQPHVPEEQVIALWLRELQPERRFRLRDGRTLRVIDAGKRNRYDGPDFLDATVVIDDRLIRGAIEVHTREGDWKRHGHTDDIRYRQVVLHVCMYAETPGQRASGMPPLLILAREMGEPLRSAWSDLRRRMHPFPCAASTHTPHPSLAAAMLTLTAAERFARKCLRLEERLLELADEAQQVDEAEGKRVWRQLLYEAVARATGYGGNEEETAMLAHRLPLEEAVLLGDDERFNRFAQIAGLQEGEVDAMIAPHIWRNSRVRPNNRIHSRLRWFSAWCVQVDQRDWWRRCLTLLKERKLRSFEWQPLFTVQATGERPGRDRCFEHMVNVLAPILHLYGRWMGDEEMEHRAMELYFNAAPAAPNRHTLALEKAFDRRCADATDQQGMIELHTQYCLKCACASCLCASE, from the coding sequence ATGCAGTTTCTGCATAATTCGGAGCGCGGCGTGGTGCGGGAGAGGCAGCCGCATGTTCCGGAGGAGCAGGTGATTGCACTGTGGCTGCGGGAGCTGCAGCCGGAAAGGCGCTTTCGGTTGCGGGACGGAAGGACGCTGCGCGTCATCGATGCGGGGAAGCGGAACCGGTATGACGGACCCGACTTTCTCGATGCAACAGTCGTTATTGACGACAGGCTCATCAGGGGCGCGATCGAGGTGCACACGCGGGAAGGGGACTGGAAGCGGCACGGACACACGGATGACATCCGCTACCGGCAGGTGGTGCTGCATGTGTGCATGTATGCGGAAACACCCGGACAGCGCGCGAGTGGAATGCCGCCGCTGCTGATTCTGGCCAGGGAAATGGGAGAGCCCCTCAGATCGGCCTGGTCCGACCTACGAAGGCGAATGCATCCGTTCCCCTGCGCCGCATCCACACATACACCGCATCCTTCGCTTGCGGCGGCGATGCTCACGCTCACGGCAGCGGAGCGTTTCGCGCGCAAATGTCTCCGTCTCGAGGAGCGCCTGCTCGAACTCGCAGACGAAGCGCAGCAGGTGGACGAAGCTGAAGGGAAACGGGTGTGGCGTCAACTGCTCTATGAAGCCGTGGCGCGGGCGACCGGGTATGGTGGGAATGAGGAAGAGACGGCGATGCTTGCACACAGGCTGCCGCTTGAGGAAGCGGTGCTGCTCGGGGACGACGAACGCTTCAACCGCTTTGCACAGATCGCAGGGTTGCAGGAAGGGGAAGTGGATGCCATGATCGCCCCGCACATCTGGCGCAATTCACGTGTGCGTCCCAACAACCGTATCCACAGCCGCCTGCGCTGGTTCTCCGCATGGTGCGTTCAGGTCGATCAACGCGACTGGTGGCGCCGCTGCCTGACGCTGCTGAAGGAAAGGAAACTGCGGTCCTTTGAATGGCAGCCGCTGTTCACCGTGCAAGCCACAGGCGAGCGTCCCGGTCGCGACCGCTGCTTTGAGCATATGGTTAATGTTCTTGCTCCAATACTGCACCTGTATGGACGGTGGATGGGGGATGAAGAAATGGAGCACCGAGCAATGGAACTCTATTTTAACGCCGCACCCGCAGCGCCGAACCGCCATACCCTCGCGCTTGAAAAGGCGTTTGATCGCCGGTGCGCAGACGCCACGGATCAGCAGGGCATGATTGAACTGCATACGCAGTACTGCCTCAAATGCGCATGCGCATCCTGCCTGTGCGCGAGCGAATGA
- a CDS encoding redox-sensing transcriptional repressor Rex: MDSISKAAFRRLPRYHQILSAYEGLGREYISSRELSEILEINETLVRKDMADLQIRGKQNQGYSISALRLRIEEFLGLQEVTEALVVGAGHLGTALATYVGFEQYGLKIVGVLDNDPDRIGSMIGSHEVVSIFRLASMIQKHKIKLVILTVPKTAAQELTDIAVKAGVIAIWNFTPQELNVPDGVRVRNEQIVGGFMALSHYLKNYGEK, encoded by the coding sequence ATGGATAGCATTTCCAAAGCCGCCTTTCGCCGACTGCCCCGATACCACCAGATACTGTCTGCGTATGAGGGACTCGGCAGAGAATACATCTCCTCCCGCGAACTCAGTGAGATTCTCGAGATCAACGAAACCCTTGTCCGCAAGGATATGGCGGATCTGCAGATTCGTGGAAAACAGAATCAGGGATACAGCATCTCGGCGCTGCGCCTGCGGATTGAGGAATTCCTCGGACTGCAGGAGGTCACCGAAGCCCTCGTCGTTGGAGCGGGACATCTCGGAACCGCACTCGCGACCTACGTGGGATTTGAACAGTATGGACTCAAAATTGTCGGTGTGCTCGACAACGATCCCGATCGCATCGGTTCGATGATCGGCTCCCATGAGGTCGTTTCGATTTTCCGTCTCGCTTCAATGATTCAGAAACACAAAATCAAGCTGGTCATTCTCACCGTGCCCAAGACGGCGGCGCAGGAGCTGACGGATATCGCCGTCAAGGCCGGGGTGATTGCCATCTGGAACTTCACGCCGCAGGAACTCAACGTGCCCGACGGTGTGCGGGTGCGCAATGAGCAGATTGTGGGCGGATTCATGGCCCTGTCGCATTACCTGAAAAATTACGGAGAGAAGTAG
- the rseP gene encoding RIP metalloprotease RseP, which translates to MDALGSIFSQIFYFIIIIGVLVLIHELGHFLAAKAFGMRVERFSIGFPPRAFGKQIGETDYCVSWLPIGGYVKISGMIDESMDTEHLDQPPEPWEFRAKPVWQRIIVITAGVIMNILLAIAIFWGLNLAQGVQHHLVTTVGYVQEGSVAAEYGLQPEDHILRINGEDVETWEAIREGVLYSQLSGDLTITVQRGPQTIDLFIPKKKLEGVGSGDFGFSPEGAETFIGAVEPGLPASREGLQEGDIFASINDVPIHTPNDVIRMVSASPEEAIRVVWLRDGKRMQAMVTPTENGKIGIMPVARIPGEVETVRYGVFEALAVGVKGLVRVTDIFLTNIWHIIIGEASFKQSIGGPVKIAEMAAQSAEAGIYSFLSLMALLSISLAIINIFPIPALDGGHLIFLIFEGLFRREVPNKIKIALQQAGMVLLLALMVFVIYNDIF; encoded by the coding sequence ATGGACGCACTCGGTAGCATTTTCAGCCAGATTTTTTACTTCATCATCATCATCGGCGTGCTGGTGCTGATTCACGAACTCGGTCACTTTCTCGCGGCCAAGGCCTTCGGGATGCGCGTCGAGCGCTTCTCCATCGGCTTTCCCCCGCGTGCGTTCGGCAAGCAGATCGGTGAAACCGACTACTGCGTGTCGTGGCTGCCCATTGGCGGCTACGTCAAGATTTCCGGGATGATCGACGAGAGCATGGACACCGAACATCTCGACCAGCCACCCGAACCCTGGGAATTCCGTGCGAAACCCGTGTGGCAGCGCATCATCGTCATCACCGCAGGTGTGATCATGAACATCCTGCTCGCCATCGCCATTTTCTGGGGATTGAACCTCGCGCAGGGCGTGCAGCATCATCTCGTGACCACAGTCGGCTACGTGCAGGAAGGCAGCGTGGCGGCGGAATACGGACTGCAGCCCGAAGATCACATCCTGCGCATCAACGGCGAGGACGTCGAGACCTGGGAAGCCATTCGTGAGGGCGTGCTGTATTCGCAGCTGTCCGGCGATCTCACCATCACGGTGCAGCGCGGACCGCAGACCATCGACCTGTTCATCCCAAAGAAAAAACTTGAAGGTGTGGGCAGCGGTGATTTCGGTTTCAGTCCCGAAGGTGCAGAGACATTCATCGGCGCCGTCGAACCCGGACTCCCTGCCTCGCGTGAGGGATTGCAGGAAGGCGACATCTTCGCCTCCATCAATGACGTCCCCATCCACACCCCGAACGACGTGATCCGCATGGTCAGTGCGAGTCCCGAGGAGGCCATTCGTGTCGTCTGGCTGCGTGACGGCAAACGCATGCAGGCCATGGTCACTCCCACCGAGAACGGCAAGATCGGCATCATGCCCGTCGCGCGTATTCCCGGTGAAGTGGAAACAGTGCGCTACGGGGTGTTTGAAGCGCTTGCGGTTGGTGTGAAGGGACTGGTACGGGTGACGGACATTTTCCTCACCAACATCTGGCACATCATTATCGGCGAGGCGAGCTTCAAGCAGAGCATCGGAGGTCCCGTCAAGATTGCCGAGATGGCCGCGCAGTCGGCCGAGGCAGGCATTTACAGCTTCCTCAGTCTGATGGCACTGCTGAGTATCAGTCTCGCGATCATCAACATCTTCCCTATCCCGGCACTGGACGGCGGGCACCTCATCTTCCTGATTTTTGAAGGACTCTTCCGCCGCGAAGTACCGAACAAGATCAAGATCGCGCTGCAGCAGGCGGGAATGGTGCTGCTGCTGGCGCTGATGGTGTTCGTGATCTACAACGACATTTTCTGA
- a CDS encoding 1-deoxy-D-xylulose-5-phosphate reductoisomerase — MRNGKNILAVFGSTGSIGCNTLEVLRRHPDHFQLRYLTANSNAELLIAQVKEFRPSAVVVTDPAAEALVRQQVGDITEVLGGENALTELAARDDYDTMVSSLVGFAGLLPTVAAMRSGKNIALANKETLVVAGELITSLQKQHDVALLPIDSEHSAILQCITGEPAHGVARILLTASGGPFRGKRLEELADVTPAAALKHPNWSMGSKITIDSATMMNKGLEVIEAHWLFGVDPEHIDVVVHPQSIIHSMVEFSDGSVKAQLGVPDMKIPIHYALTWPDRLAADYERLDITQVGTLTFEEPDLETFSCLRLAYAALREGGTAPACLNAANEVAVAAFLREELSFPGIARVIEESLQQVETRAVRDVETVVEVDRETRRVAQQLLTLSESLT; from the coding sequence ATGCGTAACGGAAAAAACATACTGGCAGTATTCGGGTCCACGGGCTCCATCGGGTGTAATACGCTCGAGGTGCTGCGTCGTCATCCCGACCACTTCCAGTTGCGTTACCTTACGGCCAACAGTAACGCGGAACTGCTCATCGCCCAGGTGAAAGAATTTCGTCCCTCTGCCGTGGTAGTCACGGATCCGGCAGCGGAAGCGCTCGTTCGCCAGCAGGTCGGAGACATCACTGAAGTCCTCGGTGGAGAGAACGCCCTGACGGAGCTTGCTGCGCGTGATGACTACGACACCATGGTAAGCAGCCTGGTGGGGTTTGCCGGACTGCTCCCCACCGTGGCGGCCATGCGCAGCGGGAAGAACATTGCGCTGGCGAACAAGGAAACGCTGGTGGTTGCCGGCGAACTGATTACATCGCTGCAAAAGCAGCATGACGTCGCACTGCTCCCCATCGACAGCGAGCACAGCGCCATCCTGCAGTGCATCACCGGTGAGCCCGCACATGGCGTCGCACGCATCCTGCTCACGGCCAGTGGGGGACCCTTCCGGGGCAAGCGTCTTGAAGAACTTGCGGACGTCACTCCCGCTGCCGCGCTGAAGCATCCGAACTGGAGCATGGGCAGCAAGATCACCATTGACTCCGCCACGATGATGAATAAAGGATTGGAAGTCATCGAGGCGCACTGGCTGTTCGGCGTGGATCCCGAGCACATTGATGTCGTCGTACATCCGCAGAGCATTATTCATTCGATGGTGGAATTCAGCGACGGATCGGTCAAGGCACAGCTTGGCGTCCCAGACATGAAAATCCCCATTCACTATGCCCTGACCTGGCCTGATCGACTGGCTGCCGATTACGAGCGCCTCGATATCACGCAGGTCGGAACACTGACCTTTGAGGAGCCGGACCTGGAGACCTTCTCCTGTCTGCGCCTCGCTTACGCCGCATTGCGCGAAGGTGGCACGGCCCCGGCCTGCCTGAACGCCGCAAACGAAGTGGCCGTCGCGGCCTTCCTGCGTGAAGAGCTTTCGTTCCCGGGCATCGCCCGGGTGATCGAGGAAAGCCTCCAGCAGGTGGAAACACGCGCGGTGCGTGACGTCGAAACCGTCGTCGAAGTCGACCGCGAGACGCGCCGTGTGGCGCAGCAATTGCTCACTCTCTCTGAAAGCCTGACATAA